One Amycolatopsis sp. NBC_00355 genomic window carries:
- a CDS encoding GNAT family N-acetyltransferase, with product MPEFRRMGLARAVCLAALHAACEAGAREAVVYPVIGHPKSPAALPLYRDLGFRPYARTLTFTRPHGRIPPSSGSASPEGAHQRT from the coding sequence TTGCCGGAGTTCCGCCGGATGGGCCTGGCCCGCGCGGTGTGCCTCGCCGCGCTACACGCCGCGTGTGAAGCCGGCGCTCGTGAAGCCGTGGTGTATCCCGTGATCGGTCATCCGAAATCCCCAGCTGCCCTCCCGTTGTATCGCGATCTCGGCTTCCGCCCTTATGCGCGCACCCTCACCTTCACCCGGCCCCACGGTCGTATCCCTCCTTCCTCGGGGTCCGCGTCCCCGGAGGGCGCACACCAACGAACGTAG
- a CDS encoding cadmium resistance transporter codes for MDVVLIGRAAVMFAVTNVDDLVLLAVFFGQAAGRRGELKVVAGQFLGFAAILAASVAGALGAGLLPDGAVRWLGVLPVLLGIRAAWQAWRQDDDEPAPVSGALTVAAVCFANGGDNIGVYVPAFAATGPAGLVGYGVVFLVGVAVWCVIGRFLATRPAVARALARWGDVVLPVVLIALGVLILAGAF; via the coding sequence GTGGACGTCGTGCTGATCGGGCGCGCGGCCGTGATGTTCGCGGTCACGAACGTCGACGACCTCGTGCTGCTCGCGGTGTTCTTCGGCCAGGCGGCCGGCCGCCGCGGTGAGCTCAAGGTCGTGGCCGGGCAGTTCCTCGGCTTCGCGGCGATCTTGGCCGCGTCGGTCGCGGGTGCGCTCGGCGCGGGGCTGCTGCCCGACGGCGCCGTCCGCTGGCTGGGCGTGCTGCCGGTGCTACTCGGGATCCGCGCGGCCTGGCAGGCGTGGCGCCAGGACGACGACGAACCGGCGCCGGTGAGCGGGGCGCTGACGGTCGCGGCGGTGTGCTTCGCCAACGGCGGCGACAACATCGGCGTGTACGTCCCCGCCTTCGCGGCGACCGGACCCGCAGGCCTGGTCGGCTACGGCGTGGTGTTCCTGGTGGGCGTCGCGGTGTGGTGCGTGATCGGCCGGTTCCTCGCGACCCGACCAGCCGTCGCAAGGGCTCTCGCACGCTGGGGGGACGTGGTTCTGCCGGTGGTGCTGATCGCGCTCGGCGTGCTGATCCTGGCCGGCGCGTTCTAG
- a CDS encoding ABC transporter permease, protein MSFLDQLNAWLSDPNRWSWTDKAGIPYRTLEHLRFSLLALVIAAVLTIPAALWLAHYRRGAFLASSAVNIGRAIPSFGLIILFWFLASRWELDTTFWPLLLALVALAMPPLFTNTYAGVVSLEQETVDAARGTGYRERQIMFKLELPLASPVILAGARVSILQLIATVAIGAIVNDGGGLGRYIVDGFALGAQGYGEIFAGGLAAVVLALVCDGAFALITRLATPRGLALQNARRD, encoded by the coding sequence ATGAGCTTTCTCGACCAGCTGAACGCCTGGCTGTCCGACCCGAACCGCTGGAGCTGGACGGACAAAGCCGGCATCCCGTACCGCACGCTCGAGCACCTCAGGTTTTCGCTGCTGGCGCTGGTGATCGCGGCCGTGCTGACGATCCCGGCGGCCCTGTGGCTCGCCCACTACCGCCGGGGTGCGTTCCTCGCGAGCAGTGCGGTCAACATCGGCCGCGCGATCCCGAGTTTCGGCTTGATCATCCTGTTCTGGTTCCTGGCCAGCCGCTGGGAGCTGGACACGACGTTCTGGCCACTGCTGCTGGCGCTGGTCGCCTTGGCGATGCCGCCGTTGTTCACCAACACGTACGCCGGCGTGGTGTCCCTGGAGCAGGAGACGGTCGACGCCGCCCGCGGCACGGGCTACCGCGAGCGGCAGATCATGTTCAAGCTCGAACTCCCGCTGGCATCGCCGGTGATCCTGGCGGGTGCCCGGGTGTCGATCCTCCAGCTGATAGCCACGGTCGCGATCGGCGCAATCGTCAACGACGGCGGCGGCCTGGGCCGCTACATAGTCGACGGCTTCGCGCTGGGCGCCCAGGGCTACGGCGAGATCTTCGCCGGCGGTCTGGCCGCGGTGGTCCTGGCACTGGTGTGCGACGGCGCGTTCGCTTTGATCACCCGCTTGGCGACGCCGCGCGGTCTGGCTCTGCAGAACGCTCGCCGCGACTAG
- a CDS encoding ABC transporter permease: MHVTAVTPLAADSGPPIFQWRWVDRNADDIAQRFVEHISLTGAALGIGLVVSIGLAVLSLRFRWSYGVILSAAGALYVIPSLGAFAVLVPFFGLTFVTAMIPLATYTLLILVRNIVTGVDQVPNEVREAAIGMGYTRGRMLWQIELPLALPVVIAGLRVAAVTTIGLVTVTSMLGLGGLGYFIRAGIQTATPNPTEIIVGVLLSVVLAVVVDLLLWFSERLLAPWTRKVRAR, from the coding sequence GTGCATGTGACCGCGGTGACGCCGTTGGCCGCCGACAGCGGACCGCCGATCTTCCAGTGGCGCTGGGTCGATCGCAACGCCGACGACATCGCCCAGCGCTTCGTCGAGCACATCTCCCTGACCGGCGCCGCGCTCGGCATCGGTTTGGTCGTCTCGATCGGGCTGGCCGTGTTGTCGCTGCGTTTCCGCTGGTCGTACGGGGTGATCCTGAGCGCCGCGGGCGCGTTGTACGTCATCCCGAGCCTCGGCGCGTTCGCCGTGCTGGTGCCGTTCTTCGGGCTGACGTTCGTGACCGCGATGATCCCGCTCGCGACGTACACGCTGCTCATCCTGGTCCGCAACATCGTCACCGGCGTCGACCAGGTGCCCAACGAGGTCCGCGAGGCCGCGATCGGCATGGGCTACACGCGCGGCCGGATGTTGTGGCAGATCGAGCTGCCGCTGGCGCTCCCGGTGGTGATCGCCGGCCTGCGCGTCGCCGCGGTGACGACCATCGGCCTGGTCACGGTCACTTCGATGCTCGGCCTCGGTGGTCTGGGCTACTTCATCCGCGCGGGTATTCAGACGGCGACCCCCAACCCGACGGAGATCATCGTCGGCGTGTTGCTGTCGGTGGTCCTGGCGGTGGTCGTGGATCTGCTGCTGTGGTTCAGCGAACGGCTGCTGGCACCCTGGACCCGGAAGGTGCGGGCGCGATGA
- a CDS encoding ABC transporter substrate-binding protein, producing the protein MRWFRNASVVAVAVAATLGLAACGGGSDSSDKPAAPGKGGAPIVVASFNFTDSQILAEIYAQALEAKGYPVTRKLNLGSRELIYPSLKSGELQFIPEYQGAAITTGFGKDAGKTAQEEHDQLAKLFEPSGVSLLNFAPAEDKNIYIIKSDLAKEKGIASISDLKKLDKVVMAGPPECEKRLPCYQGFKDVYKLTNSTFQTIQEAGPRVEQLKSGAVTVIPVDSVSPLTGDSNYTVLKDDLNIVPTENVVPAVNKKVLDERGADFATAVNAVSAKLTTDVMRDLNKRVDSDGEKAEDVAKDWLSQAGL; encoded by the coding sequence GTGCGCTGGTTCCGGAACGCGTCCGTGGTGGCGGTGGCCGTCGCGGCGACGCTCGGTTTGGCCGCCTGTGGGGGTGGCAGCGACAGCAGTGACAAGCCCGCCGCGCCGGGCAAGGGTGGGGCGCCGATCGTCGTCGCCTCCTTCAACTTCACCGACAGCCAGATCCTGGCCGAGATCTACGCGCAGGCGCTGGAGGCCAAGGGCTACCCCGTGACGCGCAAGCTGAACCTGGGCTCGCGCGAGCTGATCTACCCGTCGCTGAAGTCCGGTGAACTGCAGTTCATCCCGGAGTACCAGGGCGCGGCGATCACCACCGGCTTCGGCAAGGACGCCGGCAAGACGGCGCAGGAGGAGCACGACCAGCTCGCGAAGCTGTTCGAGCCCAGCGGTGTCTCGCTGCTGAACTTCGCCCCGGCCGAGGACAAGAACATCTACATCATCAAGTCCGACCTGGCCAAGGAAAAGGGCATCGCCTCGATCAGCGACCTGAAGAAGCTGGACAAGGTCGTCATGGCGGGCCCGCCGGAGTGCGAGAAGCGCCTGCCTTGCTACCAGGGCTTCAAGGACGTCTACAAGCTGACGAACTCGACCTTCCAGACGATCCAGGAAGCCGGGCCGCGCGTCGAGCAGCTCAAGTCCGGGGCCGTCACGGTGATCCCGGTCGACTCGGTCAGCCCGCTGACCGGTGACTCGAACTACACCGTGCTCAAGGACGACCTGAACATCGTGCCGACCGAGAACGTCGTGCCCGCGGTGAACAAGAAGGTCCTCGACGAGCGCGGCGCCGACTTCGCCACCGCCGTCAACGCGGTGAGCGCGAAGCTGACCACCGACGTCATGCGGGACCTGAACAAGCGCGTCGACTCCGACGGCGAAAAGGCCGAAGACGTCGCGAAGGACTGGCTGTCGCAGGCCGGTCTCTGA
- a CDS encoding class I SAM-dependent methyltransferase — protein sequence MAGDMWVAGDAYEAYIGRWSRRVAEPFVRRLGAPASRRWLDVGCGTGALTSAVLAAADPAEVVGVDPSEQFLEAAGAVVTDPRATFQVADARSLPFDDGRFDVVATGLVLNFVPEPARAAAEIARVTAPGGVAAAYVWDLAEGMQLIRHFWEAAAELDPAVPDEGRRFPLCRPEPLGRLWTEAGFDAVSVGEIKIPTVFSGFDDYWTPFLGGQGPAPTYLMALPEARRSQIRELLRSRLPTNPDGSIPLTARAWVVRGTATA from the coding sequence GTGGCGGGAGACATGTGGGTGGCCGGGGACGCGTACGAGGCCTACATCGGGCGGTGGAGCCGCCGGGTCGCGGAGCCGTTCGTCCGGCGGCTCGGCGCCCCGGCGAGCCGCCGCTGGCTCGACGTCGGCTGCGGCACCGGCGCGCTGACGTCGGCCGTGCTGGCCGCGGCCGACCCCGCGGAAGTCGTCGGCGTGGATCCGTCCGAGCAGTTCCTGGAGGCCGCAGGCGCCGTCGTCACCGACCCGCGCGCGACGTTCCAGGTCGCCGACGCGCGCTCACTACCGTTCGACGACGGCCGCTTCGACGTCGTCGCGACCGGCTTGGTCCTCAACTTCGTGCCCGAACCGGCGCGCGCCGCCGCGGAGATCGCGCGGGTGACGGCGCCGGGTGGCGTGGCCGCCGCGTACGTCTGGGACCTTGCCGAAGGCATGCAGCTCATCCGGCACTTCTGGGAGGCCGCCGCCGAGCTCGACCCGGCTGTGCCCGACGAAGGCCGCCGGTTCCCGCTGTGCCGCCCGGAACCGCTCGGCCGCCTGTGGACCGAGGCGGGCTTCGACGCGGTGTCCGTCGGCGAAATCAAGATCCCGACCGTGTTCTCCGGCTTCGACGACTACTGGACGCCGTTCCTGGGCGGTCAGGGCCCGGCGCCGACGTACCTGATGGCCCTGCCCGAGGCCCGCCGCTCGCAGATCCGCGAGCTGCTGCGCAGCCGGCTGCCGACCAACCCGGACGGCTCGATCCCGCTGACGGCCCGCGCCTGGGTCGTGCGCGGCACGGCTACCGCATGA
- a CDS encoding MarR family transcriptional regulator yields the protein MSSVPDDDVDAPRRRRRSTVAVKESLRDLRNQLSLLNHQVSGHLSLKDVDLDCLELIARFGPLSPSSVARSAGLHPATMTGILDRLQKGGWIVRERDPDATDRRAIAVRAVRGRNAELFRLYSGMNAALDEICDEYSEAELDLIADFLRRASSAGSVATGDLANS from the coding sequence ATGAGTTCCGTACCTGATGATGACGTGGACGCCCCCCGCCGTCGTCGGCGGTCGACCGTTGCGGTGAAGGAGTCGCTGCGCGATCTGCGGAACCAGCTTTCGCTGCTGAATCACCAGGTCAGCGGCCACCTGTCGCTCAAGGACGTCGACCTCGACTGCCTCGAGCTGATCGCCCGCTTCGGCCCGCTCAGCCCGAGCAGCGTCGCCCGCAGCGCGGGCCTGCACCCGGCGACGATGACCGGCATCCTCGACCGGCTGCAGAAGGGCGGCTGGATCGTCCGGGAGCGCGACCCGGACGCGACCGACCGGCGCGCGATCGCCGTGCGCGCGGTCCGCGGCCGCAACGCCGAGCTCTTCCGCCTGTATTCGGGCATGAACGCCGCGCTGGACGAGATCTGCGACGAGTACAGCGAAGCCGAACTGGACCTGATCGCCGACTTCCTCCGCCGTGCGAGCTCGGCGGGCAGTGTCGCGACGGGTGATCTGGCCAACAGCTGA
- a CDS encoding SDR family oxidoreductase: MIVLTGATGLVGRLLATELEDHGVRAITRSPLGPGFPPGVEVVEGDPQRPATLEKALRGADALFLHSRAVGDAAYDVVALARELGVRRVVALAAANVDDRPDAQPSRFRGDRNKEVDDAAASSGLEWVSLRPSSFALNALTAWGGQIRAGDDVRYVYAAFEESPLHERDLVEVLGKALLDDDLLGRRIDLTGPESLSHEEMVRQIGVALGRSLRFHEIPALVAAKGMLANGLPEPFVTAMMARYAAHLVRPQFPPAPEVEKILGRPARTFAEWAADHAAEFGARQRS, encoded by the coding sequence ATGATCGTGCTCACCGGGGCGACCGGGCTGGTCGGCCGCCTGCTCGCCACCGAACTCGAGGACCACGGCGTCCGCGCCATCACACGCTCGCCACTCGGTCCGGGCTTCCCGCCTGGCGTCGAGGTCGTCGAAGGCGACCCGCAACGGCCGGCGACTCTGGAGAAGGCGTTGCGCGGTGCGGACGCACTCTTCCTGCACTCACGCGCGGTGGGTGACGCCGCGTACGACGTCGTCGCATTGGCCCGGGAACTCGGTGTCCGCCGGGTGGTCGCGCTCGCCGCGGCCAACGTGGACGACCGGCCCGACGCGCAGCCGTCGCGGTTCCGCGGCGACCGCAACAAGGAGGTCGATGACGCGGCCGCGTCGAGCGGGCTGGAATGGGTCAGCTTGCGACCCAGTTCCTTCGCGCTCAACGCCCTCACCGCGTGGGGCGGCCAGATCCGCGCCGGTGACGACGTCCGTTACGTCTACGCCGCCTTCGAGGAGTCGCCACTCCACGAGCGTGACCTCGTCGAGGTGCTGGGAAAGGCGCTCCTCGACGACGACCTGCTCGGCCGCCGCATCGATCTCACCGGCCCGGAATCGCTGTCCCACGAGGAAATGGTCCGGCAGATCGGGGTCGCGCTCGGAAGGTCGTTGCGATTCCACGAGATCCCGGCTCTCGTTGCGGCGAAAGGCATGCTGGCCAACGGTTTGCCGGAACCGTTCGTCACGGCGATGATGGCCCGTTACGCCGCGCACCTCGTGCGGCCGCAGTTTCCCCCGGCACCGGAGGTCGAGAAGATCCTCGGCCGGCCGGCGCGCACCTTCGCCGAGTGGGCGGCCGACCATGCGGCCGAGTTCGGGGCGCGACAACGAAGTTGA
- a CDS encoding NAD(P)H-binding protein: MGGRPCGRVRGATTKLTLFAASGRTGAHVLDQALSAGHEVTAVARNPDAVTAPIQIVRVDLAAPDPLALKSAVDGCDAVIFALGRRHPASTASRQAILAPSWRRWWRPGCRGWSS, encoded by the coding sequence GTGGGCGGCCGACCATGCGGCCGAGTTCGGGGCGCGACAACGAAGTTGACGCTCTTCGCCGCGTCCGGGCGGACCGGTGCACACGTGCTCGACCAAGCACTGTCAGCCGGGCACGAAGTCACGGCGGTGGCGCGGAATCCCGACGCCGTCACGGCGCCCATTCAGATCGTCCGTGTGGACCTGGCCGCACCCGATCCGCTGGCGCTCAAGTCCGCAGTGGACGGTTGCGACGCCGTGATCTTCGCGCTGGGTCGGCGACACCCGGCGAGTACGGCGTCGCGTCAAGCGATACTCGCGCCATCGTGGAGGCGATGGTGGCGGCCGGGGTGCCGCGGCTGGTCGTCGTGA
- a CDS encoding DoxX family protein: MNTAFLVVSLFGVALNGFSGIAALVHFKPILSSMTAAGVPESWLTFPIGTLKTAGALGLLAGVRWPPVGAAAAAGLVLFFVCAVYTHIRAGDYSGQFGLANGFLAVNAAALGVALAV; encoded by the coding sequence ATGAACACTGCTTTCCTGGTCGTCTCGCTGTTCGGGGTGGCGCTTAACGGCTTCTCCGGGATCGCGGCCCTGGTGCACTTCAAACCGATCCTGTCGAGCATGACCGCCGCCGGGGTGCCGGAGTCGTGGCTGACCTTTCCCATCGGCACGCTCAAGACAGCGGGTGCGCTCGGCCTGCTGGCCGGAGTGCGGTGGCCGCCTGTCGGAGCGGCCGCCGCGGCCGGGTTGGTGCTGTTCTTCGTCTGCGCCGTCTACACGCACATCCGGGCGGGTGACTACTCCGGCCAGTTCGGCCTGGCGAACGGCTTTCTCGCGGTGAACGCCGCCGCCTTGGGGGTCGCGCTCGCGGTCTAG
- a CDS encoding SRPBCC family protein: MGKVTATAERTIDAPADKVRALVADYAETRPKLLTEHYRDYEVTEGGVGAGTKAGWKLQATSKRVRDVKATVSEPKPGTLVETDANSSMVTTWTVSEAGEKSLVRIETSWDGAGGVGGFFEKTFAPGGLKKIYDGVLGKLAEIV, encoded by the coding sequence ATGGGAAAGGTCACGGCCACCGCGGAGCGGACGATCGACGCCCCGGCCGACAAGGTGCGCGCGCTCGTCGCGGACTACGCCGAAACGCGCCCGAAGCTGCTCACCGAGCACTACCGCGACTACGAGGTGACCGAGGGCGGCGTCGGTGCCGGGACCAAGGCGGGCTGGAAGCTGCAGGCGACCTCCAAGCGCGTGCGCGACGTCAAGGCCACGGTCAGCGAGCCGAAGCCCGGCACGCTGGTCGAAACCGACGCGAACTCCAGCATGGTCACCACCTGGACCGTCAGCGAAGCCGGCGAGAAGAGCCTGGTCCGGATCGAGACCAGCTGGGACGGCGCCGGCGGCGTCGGCGGGTTCTTCGAGAAGACGTTCGCGCCCGGCGGGCTCAAGAAGATCTACGACGGCGTCCTCGGCAAGCTCGCCGAAATCGTGTGA
- a CDS encoding NADP-dependent oxidoreductase translates to MNAPAQATEIRLASRPHGVPTDENFAIVDTEIPSPGEGQILVRNLIMSVDPAMRGRMRDVKSYAPPFAVGEVMHGGAVGEVVESNVDGVKPGDHVLHQAGWRTHTVLDAKRFVKVDASAAPLSTYLGVLGMPGLTAYAGLLESAEFKPGDTVFVSGAAGAVGSLVGQLAKLKGAKRVIGSAGSPEKVRHLIDDLGFDAAFNYKDGPVAEQLHKAAPEGIDVYFDNVGGEHLEAAIDAITLHGRIAVCGMISQYNATEPTPAPRNLSQIIAKRITIRGLLVIDHWGLQEQFVSEIAPLVNSGQIKYSETVVDGIRNAPEAFLGLLSGANTGKMLVRIAD, encoded by the coding sequence GTGAACGCACCCGCCCAGGCGACCGAAATCCGGCTCGCTTCCCGCCCGCACGGTGTCCCCACGGACGAAAACTTCGCCATCGTGGACACGGAGATCCCCAGCCCGGGCGAGGGCCAGATCCTGGTGCGCAACCTGATCATGAGCGTCGACCCGGCAATGCGTGGGCGCATGCGCGATGTGAAGTCGTACGCGCCGCCGTTCGCGGTCGGCGAAGTGATGCACGGCGGTGCGGTCGGCGAGGTCGTCGAGTCGAACGTCGACGGCGTCAAGCCGGGTGATCACGTGCTGCATCAGGCCGGCTGGCGCACCCACACCGTGCTCGACGCGAAGCGGTTCGTGAAGGTGGACGCGTCCGCCGCGCCGCTGTCGACCTACCTCGGGGTGCTGGGTATGCCGGGGCTGACCGCGTACGCGGGGCTGCTGGAGTCGGCCGAGTTCAAGCCGGGGGACACGGTGTTCGTGTCCGGTGCGGCCGGTGCCGTCGGCTCGCTGGTCGGCCAGCTCGCGAAGCTGAAGGGCGCCAAGCGCGTCATCGGCTCGGCCGGGTCGCCGGAGAAGGTCCGGCACCTGATCGACGACCTCGGTTTCGACGCCGCCTTCAACTACAAGGACGGCCCGGTCGCGGAGCAGTTGCACAAGGCCGCACCCGAGGGCATCGACGTCTACTTCGACAACGTCGGCGGCGAGCACCTCGAGGCCGCGATCGACGCGATCACCCTGCACGGACGGATCGCCGTCTGCGGGATGATCTCCCAGTACAACGCCACCGAGCCGACGCCGGCGCCGCGCAACCTCTCGCAGATCATCGCCAAGCGGATCACCATCCGCGGCCTGCTGGTGATCGACCACTGGGGGCTGCAGGAGCAGTTCGTCAGCGAGATCGCGCCGCTGGTGAACTCCGGTCAGATCAAGTACTCGGAGACGGTCGTCGACGGCATCCGCAACGCGCCGGAGGCGTTCCTGGGCCTGCTGTCCGGCGCCAACACCGGCAAGATGCTGGTCCGGATCGCGGACTGA